CGATGCGTTGTTCCGGTGGCAGAACTGCCAGTCTCGCTTGATGTTTCTCGCGTGATGAGGATGCGATGAGGGCTTGTCTTCGCTTGTTCGCTGGACCAACTCTGGCTGTGCTGATGGTGTTCTCGCATCACTGCGTGCAAGCCGATGACGGTGCCGTCAGTTTCACGCGCGACATCCGCACCATTCTCTCGAACAAGTGCTTTCAGTGTCATGGGCCCGACCCGGAAGAGCGAAAAGGGGGGACCGATGGGTTGCGGCTCGACAATCTTCAAGGGGCTCTGGCAGACCTCGGCGGATATGCCGCCCTAGTGCCGGGGCAGCCTGAAAAAAGTGCCCTGCTCGATCGGGTCACCAGCCACGATCCAGATCTGGTGATGCCGCCCCCTTCCATGGGCAAGGGGCTGACGCCGCATGAAATTGATCTGCTGAAGCGCTGGATCGCTGCCGGCGCTCCCTACGAGGGGCACTGGAGCTATACCAAACCGGTGCGGCCGGAACTTCCCAAGGTCGCCAAGACAGACTGGGCCAAGAACCCGATTGATCGGTTCATTCTTGCTCGACTGGAGCAAGAAGGTCTTGCGCCCCAGTCGGAAGCGGATTGTCAGGCATTGATTCGCCGGGTCGCACTTGATCTGACCGGCCTGCCCCCCAAGCTTGACGAAGTTGATGCCTTTGCGAATGACAAAAACCCAGAGGCCTACGACCAACTCATTGATCGTCTGCTGGAGAAGAAAGCCTACGGCGAACACTGGGCGCGGATGTGGCTCGACCTCGCCCGTTATGCGGACTCGGCCGGCTACGCCGACGACCCTCCGCGCACGATCTGGTTGTTTCGTGACTACGTCATTGACTCGCTGAACAACAACAAGCCGTTCGATCAGTTCACGATTGAGCAGATTGCCGGCGACCTGTTGCCGAATCCGACACAGGAACAGCTCATTGCCACTGCCTTCCATCGCAACACGATGACGAACAGCGAAGGGGGCACCAACGATGAAGAGTTCCGCAGCGTGGCGATCGTCGATCGAGTGAACACCACGATGGCAGTCTGGATGGGAACCACGATGGCGTGTGCCCAGTGTCACACCCACAAGTTCGATCCTTTGACGCAAACCGACTACTTCAGGCTCTACGCCATCTTCAACAACACCGAAGACGCCGACCTGAAGGACGAGTCGCCGCTGCTGTCGTTCTTTCTGCCGGAACAGCAACAGCAGCGCACGCAGTGGCAAGAGCAGTTGCAAGCAGTCGATCAGACCCTGAAAACAGTGACGCCGGAACTCATCTCCGCACGCGACGCCTGGGACGTCACGTTCCCACGCGACCTCGCCTGGCAGGTACTGACGCCCAGTGAAGTGAAATCTCAGGCAGGCAACGGCGCGACGATTGAAGAGCACGCTGTCCGCATCGCCACAGACAAGAAGAACGACGATCTCACCGTCACCCTGCCCCTCGCTGAAGGACAACTGAGCGCGATTCGGCTCGAAACTCTGACGGACTCAACGGAATCCGCCAACAAGGCCGACGGCTACTTCATCCTGACCAAAGTTTCTGCCACGATCACACGACCACTCGGTTCTCCATTAGTCGGCCGGTTTGTGCGCATCGAAATCCCCGGTAAGGAAAAGATTCTCTCGCTGGCGGAAGTTGAAGTGCGGCAAGGCGAGTCGAACATTGCCCCGGAGGGAACAGCGACTCAAAGCACCACGGCCTTCGAAGGTCCGCCGGAACTGGCCATCGATGGCAACACTGACGGCAACTACTACCCGACGATGTCGACGACGCATACCGCGATCTCGAACGATCCGTGGTGGGAGCTAGACCTGAAGACATCGCAAGCTGTGGATTCCATCCGCATCTGGAATCGCACGGACGGCGGGACCGGTGAACGGCTGAAAAACTTCCGCATTCAATTGCTCGACGAAAATCGCAAGCCCCTCTGGCAGCAGACCGTTGCCGCGGCTCCCGATCCGAGTACCGAGTTTCATCCCAATGGACCTCAGACAATCGAATTCGTCGCGGCCGTCGCCGATTCATCCCGCGCCGGCTTCACGCCTGACCTCGTGCTCAAAAATCCGAACCCCAAACAGAAGGGCTGGTCGGAGTCCACGGCTCAGCCGCACGCGCTGACGCTTCTGGCCGGCAGCCCGATTGACGTTGCCGCAGGGTCAATTCTGACTCTGACAATTGAACAACAGTCTCAGGCAACCCATCTCCCTCTCAGTCATTTTCGCCTCAGCCTCACCGACGATGCGCGGGCACAAACATGGGGCAGTACGCCGGCCAACATCATTACCGCGCTGAACGTTTCACAAGCTGAACGAACGCCTGATCAATCGCAGACAATCACCGACCATTACCTGGGCATCGCTCCCCTGCTCGCGCCGCAGCGAAAGCAGGCGGCACAGCTCAGGAAGCAACTCGATGATTTCAAACCGGTGACTGTCCCCATCAACCGGGAACTCCCCAAAGAGAAACAGCGCGTCACGCGCTTGCAGCATCGCGGAAACTTCCTCGACCTGGGCGAGGAAGTCGCACCCGGCACTCCGACCCACTTTCCTCCCATTCCCAACGGTCTGCCTGCCAACCGGCTGGGACTCGCCCACTGGCTGATCTCGGAAGACAACCCGCTGACGGCTCGTGTCGTCGCCAACATGTACTGGGAAGCGATCTTTGGAATCGGCCTCGTCGCCAGCAGTGATGAATTCGGTTCTCAGGGAGACCTCCCCTCACACCCCGAACTCCTCGACTGGCTGGCGACGGAACTCATTCGTCTCAAATGGGACACCAAGGCCTTCCTCAAACTGCTGGTGACATCCGCCGCTTATCGACAATCATCGAAAGTCAGCGACGAAGAATACGCCCGCGATCCCGACAATCGCCTGCTGGGTCGCGGCCCGCGATTTCGTCTCTCGGCCGAGATGATTCGTGATCAGGCGTTGTTCGCGAGCGGCCTGCTCAGTTCCCGCAGCGGCGGACCGCCGGTCAAGCCGCCGCAGCCCAACTCAGGTCTGAATGCCGCCTTCGGGAGTGCCATCGACTGGCAGACCAGCAACGGTGAAGACAAGTACCGCCGCGGGCTCTATACGACCTGGCGGCGGTCGAATCCCTACCCTTCCATGAGTACCTTCGATGCTCCCAACCGGGAAGTCTGCACGGTGCGTCGAGTCCGCACGAACACCCCATTGCAGGCACTCGTGACGCTCAACGATCCAGTTTACATCGAAGCCGCCCAGGCAATGGCGCGGCGGCTAATGCGCGAAGGGGGCGACACGACAGCCTCACGAGCGACATACGGCTTCCGGCTCTGCCTCGCCCGACCTCCGCATGAAGCCGAACTCGCACGACTGGTCGCGCTGTATGAGGAAGCATTCGCTCGCTTCCAGTCCGACGCAGAACATGCAAAGCAGATGGCGACCGACCCGTTGGGCCCGACCCCCGACGGCATGAACGTCGCCGAGCTGGCTGCCTGGACCATCGTCAGCAATGTGTTGCTGAACCTCGACGAAACCTTGATGAAGCGCTGACCGCACTTTTCCCGCACGGAGTTCCGCGATGCATCCTGAACTGGAACATCTGGCTCTCAAAACCAGACGGCATTTTCTGCAGCAGAGTTCGCTCGGGCTGGGAAGTATTGCGCTGACGTCGCTGCTGGCCGGGGAAGCTGCTGCTTCGCCGAGCTCCGTGATCAATCCCCTCGCGCCGCAGGCTCCGCACTTCCCCGCCAAAGTGCAACGGGTGATCTATCTGCATCTGACAGGCTCTCCTCCGAATCTCGATCTGTACGACTACAAGCCAGAGCTGGTCAAACACGACGGTGAAGACTGCCCCGACTCGTTTCTCAAAGGGAAGCGGTTCGCTTTCACAACGGGCGTCCCCAAACTGCTCGGCACGCGTCGCCAGTTCTCGCAGCACGGGGAAGGCGGCCAATGGATGTCGGACGCGATTCCGCATCTGCATGAGGTTGCGGATGAGATGTGCATGATTCACTCCATGTACACCGACCAGTTCAATCACGCGCCCGCGGAACTGCTGATCTATACTGGCTCACCCCGATCTGGCCGGCCCTCGATGGGTTCGTGGGTCACCTATGGGCTCGGCTCGGAAAACGAAAACCTGCCTGGCTTCGTGGTCCTGATCTCCAGCGGCGTGCAGCCCAACGGCGGCAAAAACTCCTACGGCAGCGGCTTTCTGCCGTCGGTCTATCAGGGGGTCCAGTGCCGTTCCAAAGGTGATCCAGTGCTGTACGCTTCCGATCCGGCCGGCATGGATCGCGGGCTGCGTCGGCAGACGCTCGATGCGCTGCGGGATCTCAATCATCTGCAGTCACAGGAACTCGGCCATCCGGAAACGCTCACCCGCATTGCCCAGTACGAACTCGCGTTCCGGATGCAGACGTCGGTGCCGGAGGTGATGAACATCAATCAGGAGCCCAAACACATTCTCGAGGCCTATGGCGCAAAGCCGGGTGAGGCAAGTTTCGCGAATAATTGCCTGCTCGCCCGTCGGCTCGCTGAACAAGGTGTGCGGTTCATTCAGCTTTTCGACTGGGGCTGGGACTTCCACGGCACCACCGAACTCGAGGGGATTGAAGCGGGCCTGACTCGGAAGTGTTCCACCATGGACAAGCCGGTCGCCGCGCTGATTCAGGATCTCAAACAACGGGGACTCCTGGATGACACGCTGATCGTCTGCGGCGGGGAATTCGGCCGGACCCCATTTCGCGAAGGCCGCACTTCAACCAGCAAGATCCTCGGCCGAGATCATTACCCCGACTGCTTCACTATGTGGATGGCCGGGGGCGGAGTCAAAGGGGGACTCAGCTACGGAGAAACCGACGAATTCGGTTTCGGAGTGACTGCCAACAAGGTCCATGTCCACGATCTGCAGGCGACAATCCTGCACCTGCTCGGCTTCGACCACACCCGCCTGACCTACCGTTTCCAGGGCCGCGACTACAGGTTAACCGATGTGCATGGGGACGTGGTGAAGGGGGTTCTGGCATAATTTCTACTTCTGCGAAAGGAATTACAAATTCCTGCTTCGCAATTCGTCAACTTGCCTCATCAGTTCTTGAATGGCGGCTTGCTGCCGCGCCGTCACTGTTCCCATAAACAGAAAACAGATCGGCATTCCCAAAGTAAAAATGATGCGCGGTATCGGCGAGCTTGATACCGTGTTTGCATAGACCGCAATCAGCGACAAAACAGCACAATAAAGGGCTGGTGAAAAGTGGGTAATCGTCTTCATGTTTTCAGCCAATGAGTTGATGCCTGTCGGTCACTTCTCTACTGACTTCTGACTCTTCAGAGGCGAAAGCCGCTATCTTTGCACAGACAGAAATGTCTGTGCCACCAGTTCCCTCTCTTGCGAACTATTCCCGAAACGGTCTGCGGCTTCTGTACAGGTCGTAGTTGGCCTGAAAGTCGGCTTTGCGGTGCTGCGGGGCGAGGTCTCTTGCACGAGTTTGGATACGAAGGGCGTTCGCGAAATCGCCTGTCTCCGCATAGGCGGCGGCCAGAGTCCCCAGGTAATCGGCATTGCGATTCTGCGTCAGCTCGCAGGCTTTCGTCGCGAGGTTGACCGCCTGACGGCCGTCTCGGTACCGGTCGTTCGAGCAGGTGGAATACAGCCAGGCCAGGCTGTTGTAAGACGACGCGAGCCGGGGATCGAGACGGATGGCCTGCGTGTAGTCAGCAATCGCCTTGTCGTATTCCCCTTTGCTTTTCCAGATGATCCCGCGGTTGTTGAACGCTCTGGCCGAACGGGGATCGGAAGCGATGGCTGACGAGTAATCGGCAATCGCCTTGTCGAGATCCCCCTTGTTCTGCCAGGCCAGCCCGCGATTGTGATAGGCCGAGCCGAACTTGTTATCGAGGCCGATCGCCTGCGTGTAGTCGGCAATCGCCTTGTCGAACTGAGCCAGATTCTGCTGGGCAACGCCGCGGCTGTGATAGGCCCAGCCAAACCGGGGATCGAGCGAAATCGCCTGGCTGTAATCATCGATCGCCCGGGCGTCTTCTCCCTTGTTCTGCCAGGCAAGGCCGCGGTTGTAGTACGCCCAGGTGAAGTTGGGATCGAGCTCGATCGCCTTCGAATAGTCGACGATGGCCTTGTCGTACTGTTCCTTGTAGTGCCAGGCGCTGCCGCGGCGATTGTAGACGGCGGCGTCGTTGGGATAGAGCCGGATCGCCGCGTCGTAGTCGGCAATGGCGTTGTCGTGTTCCCCTTTATTCTGCCAGGCACGGCCCCGGTTGAAATAGGCGGCCGCGTCGTTGGGATCGAGCTTGAGCGCCTCGGTGTAGTCGTCAATCGCCTTGTTGTGATCCCCTTTGTTCTGCCAACTGAGACCGCGATTGAAATACGCGGTCGCATCGAGCTGCGCGAACACTGGCGCGGCAGTCAGAAAAAGACCGCACAGACAGCAGCAGATTGCGATCCAGTGACTGATTTTCAATTCCGCCTCCCTGAAGAACCACCGTCATCTGACGGCAGCTGTGATTCTCCCCGTCCTGCCCGGCAGCGTCAATGTCTTGCGGAGTTGTCAGTTTACAGTCATCAGTTTTCAGTCAGAGAGGAATGCCGCGCGATCACTCTGCACCTTCTGAATTACTGGCGACTCATCGCCTGTTTGAATTCGCATCACAGTGCACTTATGCTTGCCGAGCCAGCTTCGAGCTATTCAAAGCAACCCGACCTTACTCCTTTTCTATGTCAGGCAGCCTGGGCCATGTCCGACCGAAACGCATCCTCCCTCTCACGCCGTGACATGCTGACCGCACTAGCGGCGATTCCCGTCACGGCAGCACTGGCGAAGGCCCAAAGCCCTGCCCCCGCCAAAACTCCGCCGACGGATTCGACGTTGCCCAACCTGCATGTCTACGACAGCTATGGCTGGCTGCGGGGCTTCAGCGTTGTTCCGTCATGGGGAGCCCGGATCGAGGACGCCTGGTGGAGTTACGAGCCGGCCCAAATGCGGGCGGAAATCGCGCCTGCTCGCGCCATGCATGCCAACTGCATCCGGCTCTGGATTGAATTCACCGCCTGGATGGCCGCACCGGAACAAGTGACGGCCCACTTTCTGGACGCGGTCGCCGCCATTGACGAAGCCGGCATGAAGACGATGCCCTGCCTGTTCAACCGCTGGCATGATGCCCGTTACGACTACGGCGGCACCTACCTCGATAACCTGCTGCGAGACACGCGACCGCACCTGGACTATGTCCGTGCCCTCGTCACTCCTTTGGCCGGCGATGACCGCATCCTCATCTGGGATCTCTGTAACGAACCCCAGGCCGGCGCGACATGGGCCAAGGAAATGACGGCTGAGCTGGTCCAGAAAGAACATGCCTGGCTGCAAAAAGTGAGGGACACCGTCCGAGAATGCGGCGCCCGCCAGCCCATCACGGTTGGCACGATGGCTGGCGCGAATATCGAAACGTTCGCGGATCTGTGCGATGTGCTTTGCGGACACCCCTATGCCCACGACCGTACCGGTCTCGAACAGCGGATCGCCGAGTTTAAGGGACTGCAGCAGAAGTATCACAAGCCGTTCCTGGTGAACGAATGCATGCCGGGCGCGGAAGATGATCGCGAACGAGGAGCGGTCGCCGCCATGTACGACGAACTGTTGAGCGCGGCAGGCTTCGGGTGGATGGGCTGGGCGCTGCGGGAAGGAAAAGCGATCTCGACCCGTCGCGACCGCGTCGACGGCAACGGCCTGAAGAGCTTCGGCTTTCATCCATTCGTGCTGAAAGACGGCCAGTTACGGCAAGGACTCGAAGCCCTCACCGCCGCTCCTCACATGACTCCCCCCTGGCTGGTTGCCGTTCCAGATCGATAATCAGACGTCAATGATCGCCTGCAAAACGGTGGCATAGACATTTTTGTCTGTGCCCCGACAGCGTGGATGTTCATGCCACAAACCAAGCTGTCTCAATCGGTGCATTGGCAATTGCTGCACGCAACCAAACAGGATGGAATTGCCTTTACTCATCTTGTTTCGAAATGAGACTGGCGTTTGCGTCGCACCAGTTCTTGTCCGCATCGATACCACACGGTCGTCAAACAGAAGATCGGTAGCGCGAAACCGACCGACCAGTCGAGAATGGTTTCGCCGCTCGTCCAAGTGAACAAAATCGACGGGATTGTCACCACGGCAAAGAAAAGCATCATGAACAACAGAGCACCTGTGGACCGCTGCTTAAGCGGAATTTTATCGTGCTCAGGGTTGGCGAATGGCATTCCGCAAGGTCTTCAGCAGGAGAATGAATTCGGCATCTTGACAGCAGCTTCGATCTCGACCATTTGAATAGAGCAGGAATCGATTTTATGCTTGCAGTCTTCAGATATTGTTGAAAATCGCAGTAAACTTGTCGACACATCGAGAGAACCAGGAGTTCAGCATGGCCTCGAAAGTTCTCTTTTCGCTTTTGATCTGCGGTGCATTACTGCCAGCTTGCTCACGCACTCCACCGCCGCCGCCTGCGATTCCGAGCACACCAGCTCCCCCCGTTCCCCCGCCACCGCCCGGACCTGCGTCTGCCCTTCCCCCATCAGCGCCGGCCGAGCCTGAGATTCCCAGCATCTCGCTCTCTCCTGCCGGTGCGATGCCAGCGAATCATCCCGACGCCCCGATGTCGGCGACGGAAGAAGAGCACCGCCGCGAGCTGTTCGATGCCATGAAGCCGGTACAGCTCATGCTCGGGAGCTGGCGCGGCACCACTCAAAAGGAAGTCGGCGACTTCAAAGGGCTCGACCATTCCAGTTGGGTCTGGGATCTCAAGACCGACCGCCATCAGCCTGCGATGGTGACCCTCTCCGATGCAAGCCCCTACATCCGCTCAGGCCGGCTGACCTACCTGCCGGATCGGAAGATCTTTCAACTTACGGCGGTCGATCCGGACGGAGTCGCCAGGACGCTCGAAGGAACGTACTCCCAGCAGCCTGAAACGTTCACCGGCGAAGACCGTCAGCCGCATACGAAGTACAAGCTGGAGCTGACTCAAGTCGATCCGCCCAATCAGCGAGACCAGTGGCAACTGGTCTTCAACCAGCAGGAGAACAATCGGTACCTGTTGGAGGTCGCCAAGAAGCGCGGCGCCCGGTTCCTCCGCATGGACACCGTCGCCACCCAGCGCGAGGGCACGTCGTTCGCCAAGAGCGATGAAGGCTACGGGCAGAAAGAATGCGTCATTTCCGGCGGGCTGGGGACGATCCAGTTGAGCCACAAAGGGAAGTCGTACTGGGTCTGCTGCACCGGCTGCAAAGCGGCCTTCGAAGAAGACCCCGAAACCTGGATCGCCGCCTACGAAAAGAAAAAGGCGAAGTAAAAAGTCTTTGCGAGCAGGTAATTCCCAGCGAAAGTGATGCAGAATGCCGCACTGCAACTGAAACACGGTTGCGAAACCCTCTCTGGGAAGTCAGACAGGCCAACCCCTGGAATTTTATAGAGTCGCTGAGCCTGCGAATGACAAAGCCGAATTGACAACAGATCCGGCAATACACACAATTTCACCTGTATTTGGGGCCGCTGGGAAAGTGCTGTTACGGGTTGCTTTTTATTGACTCGAAAAAGCAGGATTCGTCCCGGCAATTTTGTTCTTTCAACAACGCTGAACGGGCTGTTCGTCGTGGCAGAACTCGAAACTTTTATTGAACGAGCGGATTCTCTGCCCAGCTCCATCTGAGTACGAGAGCGTTTTGGCTCATTAAAAGTCCGGCTGTTTTGTTCCGCCGTCGCCCGCTCTTGCAGGTGAGGCAGTCATGCCGCTACGCAGTTTCTGGGCCCTTTGGCTGCGCGACCGTTTTGGATTCACTTACGGACGGCGTCGACGACCGGTCAAGAGCCAACTTGCCTGTCGGCGACGGGGAATTCATCAGTCCAGAATCGCCACTGCGGCCAATGTTCTGGAACAGCGCCTGCTGTTATCGGGGAATTTCGCTTCGCCGAATTACGATGTACCGCCCGCCACTCAGGGGACAAAAGGCGCCACGACGCCCGGCGATGTGGCCGTCAATCTGGCGACGGGCTTCAATTCGTTCACGACCAATTATCTGGATGATGTCGCCGCCACGCTGAATCTGGCAAATGGAACGTTGCCGCTGGTTGGCTCCGATCTCGCT
This window of the Planctomicrobium piriforme genome carries:
- a CDS encoding DUF1553 domain-containing protein, giving the protein MRACLRLFAGPTLAVLMVFSHHCVQADDGAVSFTRDIRTILSNKCFQCHGPDPEERKGGTDGLRLDNLQGALADLGGYAALVPGQPEKSALLDRVTSHDPDLVMPPPSMGKGLTPHEIDLLKRWIAAGAPYEGHWSYTKPVRPELPKVAKTDWAKNPIDRFILARLEQEGLAPQSEADCQALIRRVALDLTGLPPKLDEVDAFANDKNPEAYDQLIDRLLEKKAYGEHWARMWLDLARYADSAGYADDPPRTIWLFRDYVIDSLNNNKPFDQFTIEQIAGDLLPNPTQEQLIATAFHRNTMTNSEGGTNDEEFRSVAIVDRVNTTMAVWMGTTMACAQCHTHKFDPLTQTDYFRLYAIFNNTEDADLKDESPLLSFFLPEQQQQRTQWQEQLQAVDQTLKTVTPELISARDAWDVTFPRDLAWQVLTPSEVKSQAGNGATIEEHAVRIATDKKNDDLTVTLPLAEGQLSAIRLETLTDSTESANKADGYFILTKVSATITRPLGSPLVGRFVRIEIPGKEKILSLAEVEVRQGESNIAPEGTATQSTTAFEGPPELAIDGNTDGNYYPTMSTTHTAISNDPWWELDLKTSQAVDSIRIWNRTDGGTGERLKNFRIQLLDENRKPLWQQTVAAAPDPSTEFHPNGPQTIEFVAAVADSSRAGFTPDLVLKNPNPKQKGWSESTAQPHALTLLAGSPIDVAAGSILTLTIEQQSQATHLPLSHFRLSLTDDARAQTWGSTPANIITALNVSQAERTPDQSQTITDHYLGIAPLLAPQRKQAAQLRKQLDDFKPVTVPINRELPKEKQRVTRLQHRGNFLDLGEEVAPGTPTHFPPIPNGLPANRLGLAHWLISEDNPLTARVVANMYWEAIFGIGLVASSDEFGSQGDLPSHPELLDWLATELIRLKWDTKAFLKLLVTSAAYRQSSKVSDEEYARDPDNRLLGRGPRFRLSAEMIRDQALFASGLLSSRSGGPPVKPPQPNSGLNAAFGSAIDWQTSNGEDKYRRGLYTTWRRSNPYPSMSTFDAPNREVCTVRRVRTNTPLQALVTLNDPVYIEAAQAMARRLMREGGDTTASRATYGFRLCLARPPHEAELARLVALYEEAFARFQSDAEHAKQMATDPLGPTPDGMNVAELAAWTIVSNVLLNLDETLMKR
- a CDS encoding DUF1501 domain-containing protein; this translates as MHPELEHLALKTRRHFLQQSSLGLGSIALTSLLAGEAAASPSSVINPLAPQAPHFPAKVQRVIYLHLTGSPPNLDLYDYKPELVKHDGEDCPDSFLKGKRFAFTTGVPKLLGTRRQFSQHGEGGQWMSDAIPHLHEVADEMCMIHSMYTDQFNHAPAELLIYTGSPRSGRPSMGSWVTYGLGSENENLPGFVVLISSGVQPNGGKNSYGSGFLPSVYQGVQCRSKGDPVLYASDPAGMDRGLRRQTLDALRDLNHLQSQELGHPETLTRIAQYELAFRMQTSVPEVMNINQEPKHILEAYGAKPGEASFANNCLLARRLAEQGVRFIQLFDWGWDFHGTTELEGIEAGLTRKCSTMDKPVAALIQDLKQRGLLDDTLIVCGGEFGRTPFREGRTSTSKILGRDHYPDCFTMWMAGGGVKGGLSYGETDEFGFGVTANKVHVHDLQATILHLLGFDHTRLTYRFQGRDYRLTDVHGDVVKGVLA
- a CDS encoding tetratricopeptide repeat protein, giving the protein MKISHWIAICCCLCGLFLTAAPVFAQLDATAYFNRGLSWQNKGDHNKAIDDYTEALKLDPNDAAAYFNRGRAWQNKGEHDNAIADYDAAIRLYPNDAAVYNRRGSAWHYKEQYDKAIVDYSKAIELDPNFTWAYYNRGLAWQNKGEDARAIDDYSQAISLDPRFGWAYHSRGVAQQNLAQFDKAIADYTQAIGLDNKFGSAYHNRGLAWQNKGDLDKAIADYSSAIASDPRSARAFNNRGIIWKSKGEYDKAIADYTQAIRLDPRLASSYNSLAWLYSTCSNDRYRDGRQAVNLATKACELTQNRNADYLGTLAAAYAETGDFANALRIQTRARDLAPQHRKADFQANYDLYRSRRPFRE
- a CDS encoding cellulase family glycosylhydrolase, which translates into the protein MSDRNASSLSRRDMLTALAAIPVTAALAKAQSPAPAKTPPTDSTLPNLHVYDSYGWLRGFSVVPSWGARIEDAWWSYEPAQMRAEIAPARAMHANCIRLWIEFTAWMAAPEQVTAHFLDAVAAIDEAGMKTMPCLFNRWHDARYDYGGTYLDNLLRDTRPHLDYVRALVTPLAGDDRILIWDLCNEPQAGATWAKEMTAELVQKEHAWLQKVRDTVRECGARQPITVGTMAGANIETFADLCDVLCGHPYAHDRTGLEQRIAEFKGLQQKYHKPFLVNECMPGAEDDRERGAVAAMYDELLSAAGFGWMGWALREGKAISTRRDRVDGNGLKSFGFHPFVLKDGQLRQGLEALTAAPHMTPPWLVAVPDR